A region of the Arachis hypogaea cultivar Tifrunner chromosome 15, arahy.Tifrunner.gnm2.J5K5, whole genome shotgun sequence genome:
ATCCTTAAAATCAAACACCCGAGCCACACAGAATTATAGGCCAATCTCTCTATGCAATGTTATTTTCAAACTCATGACAAAGACAATTGCAAATAGGCTAAAGCTGATCCTGCCAGACATTATAGGAGAATTCTAAAGTGCCTTTACACCAGGAAAACTTATAATAGATACGATCTAGCAGCATTTGAGAAATTTTATTtcataaagaaaaagaaggagggcAATAAGGGATATATAGGAGTGAAGTTAGATATGGAGAAGGCCTATTACCAGATTGAGTGGGCTTTTCTCATTGAAGTGCTCAAATTTCTGGGCTTCCCACAAAAATGGATTGATTTAATTTGGGTATGCATAAGCACAgtatccttttttattttgataaatagcTGTCCAACTAAAGAGTTTAATCCTGGGAGAGGAATCAGGCAGGGAGACCCGTTATCCCCTTATCTCTTTATCTTGTGCGCTGAAGTGTTCTTCGATCTTCTGAGGAGAGCACAAGAAAGGAAAGTTATACAGGGGATCAAGGTTGTAAGACAGGCACTAGAAATTACCCATCTCTTTTTTGCGGATGATAGTATTCTTTTTTTGAGAACAACAGATCAGAGTATTCAAGTACTGATAGAGATTCTTAAACACTACGAATTAGCTTCGAGACAGAGAATTAACTTGGACAAGTCGGATTTTGTTTAACCGAAATGTACCTCCTACCAGATAGATGTTTATCTAAGATTGGTTGAATGTAAAGGCAGTAAAAAGTCACTCAAAATACTTGGAAATACCAACTATGGTCGGTAGATCCAAGAAGCATATTTTTGAGTTTGTTCAAGAGAAAACCTGGAAGAAGCTAAAAGGATGAAAATAGAAAACTCTATCTAAAGTGGAAAAAAAAATCTCATCAAGTCTGTTGTTCAATCTATCCTTCTTACATCATGGGATGCTTCCAATTACCTAAGAGCCTTTGCAACTAATTGAAGAGAATGATTGGCAATTTCTATTGGGGCAGTAAGGAGGGAGAAAGGAAAATACATTGGATAGGATAGAACAAGCTTAGCAATATAAAAGAGGATGGAGGATTGGGCTTTAGAAGTTTTAAAGCATTTAACCAGACCATGCTAGTCAAGCAAGGTTGGAGATTAATGAAGAGACCTGATTCACTGACAGCAAGAATACTAAAAGCCAAATACTTTGCAAGAAAAAGTTTTCTTCATGCAAACAAAGGACACAATCCCAGTTATACTTGGAGGAGCATCTGGGGCACAAAATGGGTGCTGGAATTAGGTGGACTTTAGAGGATAGGGacagggaggagcaccagaatTTGGGAAGACACGTGGCTTCCTAATCAAAACGGGTACAAAATCTAGAGTCCCAAAGCAAGTTTTGATCAGGAAGCCACAGTGGACAACCTTATCAACCAGAAAAATAAAACTTGGAACCAAGAAATAATCAAAAATAATTTCCTACCATTTGAAGTAGATCAAATCCTAGCACTACCATTACATTTTCAAGAacaataagatattttttattgaaaatttaacaGAACTGGGGTATATGAAGTAAATAAAGCTTATCACTTGATAAGGAAGCATAGTCGGGAACAAGGGAAAGGTAGCGTACCAACCCTCGAAGAGAAGCAGCAATGGAAGCAGCTTTGGAAGATGAGAATACCACCCAAAACTTTGAACTTCATGTGGAGGCTCATGCATAGATCACTACCTACAAAATTAAATCTACAGAAAAGGGAAGTGAGATGCATTTCAATTTGTCCCAGATGTTTTGAGAAAGAAGAAACTGAATCTCACATTTTCAAGGATTGCAACTGGATAAGGAGGTTTTGGTTCATCTCTTTCTTCACTTTGAGAATAAAATCAGCGGAAGAAACCCTCTCTTGGATTGGATTGACATAACCTTGAAGAAAATTGGGGAAGAGGAAAAAGGGCTTTTCTTATGCACCCTCCATAACCTCTGGCATgggaaaaataaattagttttcgaGAACGATCAATTCCTACCAAAAGTGTTGTTAGAGAGAGCCCAAAAAAGTTTCACAGAAGCAAATTTCATTGTAGAAAGACCACTATTGCCTTAGGAACCTTCACCGGGTAGTTAAAGTGTTAATTCTTAGAGTGCTCTTCTGTCAAACACATTTAAATTAAATGTTGATGCAGCTACTAATaatggaggaagaggaggagttggTGTAGTTATTAGAGATAGTGAAGGGGTAGTTGCAGCTACTGCCACGCTGGAGATTGCCTCATCTCTTTTAGTTAGAGAAACTGAGGTTATGACTTTTTACTTGGGCTTGGAATTTGCAACCCAATGCTGTTTTTTAATATTGAGTTGGAAGGAGACAATATATAAACGGTTAGAACCCTTAACTTTGAATATCCGTTTAGTAGTTCCTTTGGAGtgattatttttaattgtaaaattctTTTGAATAAGttcaaattttataaagtttTACATGTAAAAAGATAAGAGAATTTAATAActcattatctaacaaaattaattcttATCAAGCCAAATTTAATGTGGCTGAAAAAAATACCcttaaaaatatgtaattgagTCTGCCTTAATAATTTGAGAATTAAAGTTTAAtacaaatatattttccttaaaaaaaaaaactaattatggAGGCAAACATTTAGAGACTAAATTTAGCTTTATCTCCAGAAACATAACAAGGCATTGCATATGTGTTTTCTTTGCTGCTCCccttgaaatagctatgaaaattttttaaaattcaaaataaactaTCCTATTCAATTATTTATCAAAGTACCcagaaaataataagaaattagcTAACATAGTTAATGATTATAGATGAAAATCCATAGAAAGcgtatttatttttcttcaatatataatttagagTTAAAAGATTCAAAATCGAATATGAATTTAACCCGTAAACAACGCCTACCAAGTACCAACCAACCTTTTCAagagagattttttttttaaaaataaatttaaaatataaatcaattTTACCAAAGAACACAAAGTAAAAGTCTAACTCTATCCTCTTTCACCCAAATTACAAGGTATTTTTGTCTCCTCTTCGACTCTAATCTATGGTACCGGATCTCTTTCTCTCCCAACACTATCTCCAAGTGTTTCTGCATGGGCAGTAACTCCATTAGGATATAGGCACATAGCAGTTTATATTAGAGGGCTTGTACCCCCTAAAAAACAGAGTGCAttgtttttcttaattattttttttaaacaattaatttgcattttattgtttatctctctctaattaaaaaaaaaaaaatgacaagGCCCTTTCTTCCCCCCTCTCCTTCTCTTGCCACAATCCCTTCACTTTGATTTTCTTCTCTTCAATGCTAACATATCATATGATCCTCTACATGTAATCCCACGATACAAACCCTAAAACCCTTTTtgatctctttctttctctcacaAACCATGTCTCAGGGATCTCCTCTTCCCGCCAACGAACCCTCCAACCCTCACTCGCCGGAACCGGATTCTCAGAAGGACACGGAAACCACCACCACCGGTACAACCACCGCCGCTGACGAACCTCCTCCTCCGGCTCTGGCTCCGGTCATTAATCGTAGCAACCGGCCGTCTCGCGCCTGCACCATTCGCGCCGCTGCACGCATCCAAGCGGCGTCGCAGCCGGCAATAGAACGGCGGAAAAAGGCCGCGAAGAAGGAGCAGAGCCGGCGGGAGGAGTTGCCGTCGCCGTCGTCGCCTCCGCAGTCGCAGCAGCAGCAATGCAGCAAGATCGTGACGCCGCTGGTGGAACCGCCCACGTCGTCGCAGTTGCCCCGCTTTCATCTCCGGTCGATGTGGGAGTTAGCTTCCGCCCTCAATTTTTTGAATGTGAGCTTTGAAAAGATTTCAGCTTTGTTGTTAGATTTGGTTTAATAATGGGCTCGGCTTTCAAAGGTTTTTCATTTTATATGATAGTTTTCAAAAAAAGCTATTGGAGGTTAATGTGGCGTGGTTTTGGTGTTGCAGCTGTTTAGGCCTCTTTTGAATATACAAGTAGAATTCTCAGCTGAAGAGTTTGAGACAGCACTTCTTACCCCAAATGACACATTAGCTTATATACACATGCCTTTGCTAAAGGTTGgggcctttttttttcttttcctgttTCTCTTAGAATGTGGGTTAACACATTTTATTCCTGTGTATTGCATTGCGCTTTTCTTCTGTTAATTTAGGTCATATCCTTTCTTTCCTGTGTTTGTTAGGTATGTGGAGCATTTCGTTGATGTGTTTGTCTTCTGCTATATGTTTGTTTATCATTTGTTGAAGTTAATTATTTATGCAATGCTTATAGCTATGAGTTTGCAGCGTGTAAGTTGGACTGAGAATCATTGTTATATGCTAGTTTTGTTGAGAAATATTTTGGTATATGGTTGTAGGATGAGTGACGTAGGAATGGAAACAGAGTGAACTGATAGAAATTTGTTGTTTAGTATAAGCATAATTTTAGTCATATGTTTTGAAAGTGTGTTGACTACAAAGACGGAGCTTATCTAAGTTTTTCCAAATGAATGGgtcatgttcatatgataaactTGAGGACTGAGTCACTACCCAACCCTTGGGATTGGTCATCATTCAACCGGCTAGGTGTGGCCTCAAATAAATTACTATAGGTAAAAACTAACGTTCAAGAAATCTCAAATAAGGTCATTGTACCGAATTCTGCTTAGAGATTTCTAACTTGAAGTACAGGTTCCTGCCAGATTCAAATATTGTAGGAAAACTATTCGACAAATGTGAGGATTTAGCTCTTTTATGAAATTCCGGTGCTTCAGGAGAATAGAGGCAGGATATTAATTGAGTCCTTGATCTAACATTAGATGACTTAATTAAAACAGTGATTGTACTTGAGAACAAGAACAACCACCGCCATTCAGTAACTTGTGTAGATTCTCCAAATGGCAGCATTGCATTCTTTCATAAACCATGTCATAGACCAAGTCCCTCAACTGGTGATACTGGTGATAGTGTTCGAAGTTGTCTAAGTAAGATTCTAAATTTAGCATTTTGATTGAGCAATGCAATAATGTCAATTTCCATTCATCTCGTACTTGTTGGGTAGGTATATATGGTAGATAGAGAGTGGACAGTGAGAGAAAATTAAGGCTGTTTAATGTTAGCTTCCTTACATTCTCAGATGTTGTAATGGTATTTGAAGTTTTGTACTTTAACTCTACTGTTGTGCAATGAACCTCGGGCTCTGTCAACATCTATGCCAGTGTAAAATCTAAACTTTTCACGGGTCTGTGATCTATTGTGTCATGTTCAGAGAGGAGCCAATCAAAATTATGGTAATAATTGAACTTGTTAATGTTTTTCATTGGGTTAACTATAAAATAACATCAGCCACACATTACTTTTTATGATTGAGACTGTTACAGAAAGTCATAGTAGTTTAATGTAAGGTATCTTCCAGTCGAAGGTCCTGTAACTGGTATTTGACATTGTCTTTTTTGGCCAGACAGTAATAGGCACTCATCTGTCAGTGTCTTTTATTGAGGAAATGAAAAGTTTCCTTTCTTATATAACATACTTGTGAAACTGCTACCTGTCTAATAATCACTTGACTGAATCTTTTGATAGGCAATCCCTCCCATTACACGAATGGCGCTCACACGTGATACTTGGATAACTGTATTGTGCAGAAAATTGAGAGATTGGTGGCATTGGGTAATGGGGAACTTTAAGCTGATATTTGAGaataatgtatattttgttgtttCTCTAGCTAATATGAGGATGAAAATCAAATGCAGGTTGCTGATGGGGATCTTCCAATTGTTGCTTCACATGGGTAAACATTCATCTTGCCGTTCAATTACCAAAATGCCATGTTGTTACTTGTTAAGCTTTGTGCACTTGCAAAGTCTCAGCTTATGTTAAGTTGTTAACATGACAGGGCGGAGGTTGAAGCATACAGATCACTCGATCCAGGGGTCCGTGTAGTCATCTTAAAGGCATTATGTGATATCCGCGTTGAGGTATAATTACTAATTAGAGCTTTACGTGTTTATACTTGTTATACCTTTTTCACTTAAATGGGTGAATTTCAGAATAGTAGGATGTGATCACTCTGCTTGATGTTAGCTTGGCTCTTGTTGGAAAATTATGCTAAGTCCATTCACGCTGTTCATTGAATTAACGCTGTATAATCTATGTCTGAAAATTTACCCTTTTATAATCATTGTTGCTTTGTTTTGATGCAACCTACCTCCCCCTTTTGTTTTATTTGTCCTGCTCCTACTATCTTTCATATGAATTGCTACTTTCTGCTTTTGCGTGTAACTAATAAGGGTGTGATAATCAGCCTTTATAATCATATGTAATACAATTCACATAGATGCATGGTCATGCTATCATCAGGCTAATGGCTTTTGTATTGACTTGGGACTTTTTACTCTCTAATAACACACTTTGGGGAGTTTGAGGAGGCTGGGGATAGGGGGAAGCAGATATACTACTGGGCTTACAATGATAGGTTTTGCTAATATTTTGCAGCAAGAAGATATCCGAAATTACATTGACAATTCACTCAAACATGGAGTTCAACTTTCCACATTCCGAAAGGAGCGTATCGGTGGTGATTCGCATGGAATTTCTTATTGGTGATGAATAGTTTCTTTCAATTAgaacttttcaaaatttgaatgtTATTAGGACTGTTGTTGCACATTCATGTCTCTTCATGCTTTTATTCATTTGCAATTTAATTAGTGTAGGTATGAAGATGACCCAATTATTGGACATAGGTTATATAGGGAAATAAGGAAAACTGAAGTGGTTCAAGAGAGGAAAGGGAAACCAAGAGGTTCCCGGGTTCTTTCTAACACATCATACCAGTGGGAAGCAATTGCTACCAATTTTGATGAGTTTCAAGATGTTTCTGTAAGTTACTGAGGCTTGTCTAACTATATTCTGTTtgaatgttttaaatttttaaacaattcTTGAGTGTTTTGCTTGAATTGGACTTCAGTGTTAGGTTCATGGGCTAGGTCATGGTTAGCTTGATACATAAATTAGTACATTAATAATGGTGCTTTTGTACTGGAATCACAAATTTATCCTGATTTGTTGACTTATTATATGCACTTAGAAACATGACTTGATTTATAATGTACGGGTAAACTTCTGATTGACTGTAATTTAATAGCAAATCCAGATGAAGTATGGTTATGAAAACAGAaacttcttttttaaaaaaaaaataaaagaagaatctTATTCAGTAGAAGATAGAAATTTACAAGATGGGAGTACAAGAGATCCTCAACATATCTGATGGAGTAACCTCAGTAGCTTAAAGTTTTGCTTATCAGATTACAATTATAACAAAgattaaaaaggagaaaaaaaaaaaactacaatagTTTAAATCACCTGATGTGATTacaaatgttatatatatttgtaaTGTTTCATTCCATTATCACCGTTTCAGATGGGTAAAGCAAATTGAAACATCCAACTGTTGAGTAAAACTTGAGTTAACTAGTGATAGAATACTGCGGTAAGAAATCTTTATCACTGTATGCTATCCGTTGAAACCATTATGTATCCACTAGGTGTGGTTTGTTGCATTGTTGAACTTCAATCATCATGGTGTTTCTCATAAATCATCTCTATAAACAAACCATTAAGAGCTAAAGAGAAGTTTATTGAAGTGGATGGAAGTAAACTTCAAGGATGTTGAAACATTGTGTAGAAGAGATATAGACAAGtaataggaaaaaaaaagaaaaaaagggggggggggtggGTGGGTGGAATGGGATACTGAAAAATTTATGCTGTTCAATACTTGTGTGCGAGAGAAATGAGTTAGAAAATAGAACCAGAGATGCTATGTGGACAATTTTCTCTTAAAATGAAGAGATGATACAGCATTTTGTGAATTTTTGGCTTTTCTTGCTTCATGGTAGACCAAGTGAAAGTGACTTGTACATTACTGAAAAAgattttatcttcttttctatTATTAGAACAATTGATTACAAATTAATGGAATTTGTATAACCCAAAAACCGTATCTCTGACTTAGTGATGTGTATTAAGCCCTTTTcttaatttattgtattttatttttctttttcaaaggcCAATGATTAGTTTAGTATTAGCCAGACTCCAGTCTTCGCTAATGACTTGCACCTATAAAACTGGTCAAAATTAGCTGTAACAATTATTTTTTGATCAGATGTTTAATGTGGTTAAATGTTCATGTTCATTGATACTCAAAAATCTAATTTCTGGGTCAATGTGTTTTTTGTTGATTTCTCATAATGTGGGCATTTGTTTATTTTCTGATGATATGAATcacccttatttttcttttccattttcaaggGAAACAATGAAACAGAGTTTTGTTTTCCATGTGTTGCAACTACTTTATTTTTTCATTTGAGCAATAGCTTATTTGAATTTATGCATCTGGTTGCATAGGAGAAACTTTTCTCCAGTAAAAACAGAACGGAGGCTTCTGTAGGGAAAAAGCTGAAGATAGATATGCTTCCTGAAATTGAGAAAGTTCACAAGGTACTTTATTTTCATGTGTACCTTTGTTTTCGGTGGTGAGGGTTAATAAAATTGAGAAGATAGGATTCTCAACTGAACTTGAAACcatgttctttcccttttttttttataaaaaaatcttgATTTGTGAAGAATCTTGTGTTATTCTTAGTTGACACTATATTTGTGCAGAAAAAGGAAAGATTGATGAAAAAGCAACACAGAGAAGCCCTTCTGCTTGATAATTTCTTGGGTGTTGATGGGCTTGCCACGGGGCGTTCACTTCGTGATAGGAAACCTGTTACTTACACTTTTGGTAAGGGCAAGTTCAAGGAACTTTTAACCATGGAGCCAtcttttttcattctgtttgtAGTTGTTGCCCGCAATACATGATTTGCATTTGATTTAACTAGTTGTCCTTGTCACCCTCCTGTTATTTTTGGCATGCACTGCAACTGTCTGGTTTTGGAGATAGAACTCATGTGGAAAATAATGTCTATATTCTTCGTGAGAAATGTCTGGTTTTAGTAGTAAATAATAAGCTTTTTCCTTGGTAACTACTATGCAtccttgaaattttttttttaatttttttattttgctcttGTGAGAAGGATCTTTTGTCCTCACAGCTTCTTGTGTCACTGTCTCTTTTTATGGGGAAAAATTATGTGACTCCTATTTaaaggaatttttttttgtagtttttttcCCTCAATCATGTTGAGAGATTGGAAGGATATACTTCATTGATCCTTTTCTCTTttgttagttttttcttttgtaagGAGGTCTCCCAATTTCTTGTATCATTGTTttcatatttatatttctttaatcCCAAAAAACTAATACTAGACTCCTAATCTTAGTTAGAGTCGCAAATCAAGaagtaaaaaagaaatacaagtTATTCTTAGATTTCTTCTAGATATCTAGTCTAGATACTCTATGATGCTAATATATGATTGGGATAATGTGCAATATCTTGGTATATTAAACTGGTGCTTTCTGTTGCTTGGTGGTTTTAGGATCATTGAATGATTAATAAATCAATCTGGTAAATGTGTTGAATATTTCTTATATACTTCTGTTAGCCTTGTTAGTTTACACATGACCACACTTTCTTACGAAAGTTGTATTACCAAGCTCTTCTTTATAGAAGCACCCTGCCTTGATTATGTTGTTCACAATTTTGTTATGCTTGGAAAAGCAATTTTATATACCCTGGGATTTTGTATAAGTAGTATGATCTAGTTTCTCACTTGAACTGGATCAAGATCCTCTAAAGTGAGGAAGTTAGTAAAGTGTTAAAGTGAAGAGTTAATCACTCTTAATTAAGATAGTGGGGTACACATCTCATGGAAGTTACAAATTCAATAGTGATTAATCCCTCACTTTGTCACTTTATCAACTTCTTCACTTTAAAGGATCTAAATTCACCTGCACTACCTAATTTTATGTTTCCTGGGTATCACTATGCACTGACTTTACACTAATCTAACTTTGATTCATTGTTATTGCAGATGATTATGATCGGTCTATCAATGAGGCAATCAAGATAACCAAGTATGTTATTCATCTTTCTGTCTTCCTAACCCTCTATAAAAATCTGTTTTTGATATTTTTCTATACTTTCTGGCTGGTTTGGAGTTAAAATTACACTTAGTTTTTACCCTTGCAAACGTACAATTTTGATCGGTTTTGTTGGATACATGAGTTAGCTTCCTTATTTTGTGCAATATATTTACTTTGTTAAGCTAAGTTAATATATTTACCATTAATTAGTTATATTTTGTCAAGG
Encoded here:
- the LOC112750643 gene encoding DDT domain-containing protein DDR4, with the translated sequence MSQGSPLPANEPSNPHSPEPDSQKDTETTTTGTTTAADEPPPPALAPVINRSNRPSRACTIRAAARIQAASQPAIERRKKAAKKEQSRREELPSPSSPPQSQQQQCSKIVTPLVEPPTSSQLPRFHLRSMWELASALNFLNLFRPLLNIQVEFSAEEFETALLTPNDTLAYIHMPLLKAIPPITRMALTRDTWITVLCRKLRDWWHWVADGDLPIVASHGAEVEAYRSLDPGVRVVILKALCDIRVEQEDIRNYIDNSLKHGVQLSTFRKERIGGDSHGISYWYEDDPIIGHRLYREIRKTEVVQERKGKPRGSRVLSNTSYQWEAIATNFDEFQDVSEKLFSSKNRTEASVGKKLKIDMLPEIEKVHKKKERLMKKQHREALLLDNFLGVDGLATGRSLRDRKPVTYTFDDYDRSINEAIKITKKKQPSPEPIPRREAGVKPDALTNGKLSGPSYASQHQFSMASPKSPDFDDEEEHERDMLDRSNRQRQRPRRYSENEFIEVVSDNDVDFDSDDDIVGEAVYDEEYLRKRKQRRKFSSSSASEGDEEYHWDEDNVEEEEEEDSMSISEDSDKPQPRKVKQLPGRTRRETKLRSMGEIHSGLRRSKRATRNRINYRQYEMSESDTEFIKPDKSNASDKCSDHSENGEFMVESEESDGNDDDREFKVDEPATNPAAAENEYPAAGENEDPGAAENEDHAAGENEYPVAAKTEEPATGENEEPAGENPRNQYQDQNQHPENSSSPPGQEEVEGMSKRRFLDLNELAPSSGFDDGPTSHTSKHEGNGD